The proteins below are encoded in one region of Saccharomyces kudriavzevii IFO 1802 strain IFO1802 genome assembly, chromosome: 5:
- the SKDI05G1920 gene encoding Mg-dependent acid phosphatase (similar to Saccharomyces cerevisiae YER134C; ancestral locus Anc_8.160a), with product MTGYPELAAFDLDYTVWPCYCDTHLHGPFKPLKSKNGEVLTIICQDGYELTIYRDIPRILRDLKDNGVKLMTASRTWAPEIAQEILKIFKVEYNGSLIPLANLFDEFQWGERSKIGHLKDGLKNLYNISDLKSKRICLFDDENRNREVEKYGVKFVYVKDPENGPAWKLYQDYLDGTL from the coding sequence ATGACTGGATACCCTGAGTTAGCCGCTTTTGATTTGGATTACACCGTCTGGCCCTGTTATTGTGACACTCATTTACACGGTCCCTTCAAGCCActgaaaagcaaaaatggCGAAGTTCTCACAATCATATGTCAAGATGGTTACGAACTTACAATTTACAGAGATATCCCACGTATATTGAGGGATTTGAAGGACAATGGAGTCAAACTGATGACCGCGTCAAGAACGTGGGCTCCTGAAATTGCGCAGGAAATactgaaaatattcaaagtTGAGTACAATGGTTCCTTAATTCCGTTGGCCAATTTATTTGACGAATTTCAATGGGGGGAAAGAAGTAAGATCGGTCACTTGAAGGAcggtttgaaaaatctttatAACATCAGTGATTTGAAATCGAAAAGAATCTGTttatttgatgatgaaaacagGAACAGAGAAGTGGAAAAATACGGTGTCAAATTTGTTTACGTAAAAGATCCAGAAAATGGACCGGCCTGGAAACTTTATCAAGACTATTTGGATGGGACGCTTTAA